A DNA window from Mycoplasmopsis pullorum contains the following coding sequences:
- the secA gene encoding preprotein translocase subunit SecA, translated as MKNSKHFGIFASSEMKIAKKTLDKINKLEPEIAKLTNQELQDKTIEFKNRLANGETIQDLRVEAFAVAREATKRILGKRPYDVQMIGGILLDLGSVAEMKTGEGKTITSIAPVYLNALEGKGAIVSTVNEYLSERDAQEMGQVFNFLGLTVGLNKEQMPTYLKREAYAADITYSVHAEMGFDYLRDNMVENIAEKVQRGLHFCLIDEVDSILIDEAKTPLIISGGEGENTQLYFAADQFVRTLTNDDFVIDDESKAISLTHSGIEKANNFYKIESLYDIENSEIVHRIANALRAHKIMRNNVEYIVREGKIELVDAFTGRIMDGRSYSEGLQQALQAKEMVEIEPETKTLATITYQNFFRMFDKLCGMTGTGKTEEQEFIDIYNMRVNVVPTNLPIARIDEPDAIFASAEDKWNAVVEKIEELHKKKQPVLVGTAQIEDSEIVHNMLVKKGIPHQVLNAKQNAAEAEIISHAGEVGSVTIATNMAGRGTDIKLSKEALELGGLYVLGTDKAESRRIDNQLKGRSGRQGDVGTSKFYISLDDQLMQRFSNYESFKAAYSDANGKEITNRNLIFGFNHAQKKIEGFNYDSRKSVLNYDDVIRQQRDLIYSQRDLILLSDDTPYIVERMIISSIKTIVNSDIYKLHNHTFDYQALYNFLQENIGKIIKYEFDFEEMKTIHEADLWEYISEKVIKAFEDWKANAIENSDETYVNSELRRIILGVLDSKWQNHINVMDKLRSNVNLVQYSQKNPYQIYTEEGTKKFEQLLEDIAYDVMLYVFRNSLGRKSLISKEIRNDDLFVQLQSTFAYLPHLTQEENEQELLNLYQSIKRRIEELNNKQQSTQNIESQNAAGEDNKSSE; from the coding sequence ATGAAAAACTCAAAACACTTTGGTATTTTTGCGTCGTCAGAAATGAAGATTGCAAAAAAAACTTTAGATAAAATTAATAAATTAGAACCTGAAATTGCAAAATTAACAAATCAGGAGTTACAAGATAAAACAATCGAATTCAAAAACCGTTTAGCAAATGGTGAAACGATTCAAGATCTTCGTGTTGAAGCTTTTGCAGTTGCACGTGAAGCTACTAAAAGAATTTTAGGTAAAAGACCTTATGATGTTCAAATGATTGGTGGTATTCTTTTAGATTTAGGTAGTGTTGCCGAAATGAAGACTGGGGAAGGTAAAACTATTACTTCAATTGCCCCGGTTTATTTAAACGCTCTTGAAGGAAAAGGTGCCATTGTTTCAACAGTTAATGAATATCTTTCTGAGCGTGATGCCCAAGAGATGGGACAAGTATTTAATTTCTTAGGTTTAACTGTCGGACTTAATAAAGAACAAATGCCAACATACTTAAAGCGTGAAGCTTATGCGGCGGACATTACCTATTCTGTCCATGCTGAAATGGGATTTGATTATTTACGTGATAACATGGTGGAAAACATTGCTGAAAAAGTACAACGTGGTCTTCACTTTTGTTTAATCGATGAGGTTGATTCGATTTTAATTGACGAAGCTAAAACACCGTTAATTATTTCTGGTGGTGAAGGTGAAAATACACAATTGTACTTTGCTGCAGACCAATTCGTAAGAACATTAACTAATGATGATTTTGTAATTGATGACGAATCAAAAGCAATTAGTTTAACACACTCTGGTATTGAAAAAGCAAACAACTTCTATAAAATCGAAAGTCTTTATGACATTGAAAATAGTGAAATTGTACACCGTATTGCTAATGCATTACGTGCACACAAAATCATGAGAAACAATGTTGAATACATTGTCCGTGAAGGGAAAATTGAACTAGTTGATGCATTTACCGGAAGAATTATGGATGGTAGAAGTTATTCAGAGGGACTCCAACAAGCACTTCAAGCAAAAGAAATGGTTGAAATTGAACCGGAAACAAAAACTTTAGCAACAATTACTTACCAAAACTTCTTCAGAATGTTTGATAAGTTGTGTGGTATGACAGGGACAGGTAAAACTGAAGAACAAGAATTTATCGACATTTACAATATGCGTGTAAATGTGGTACCAACCAACTTACCAATTGCAAGAATTGATGAACCTGATGCTATTTTTGCAAGTGCTGAAGACAAATGAAATGCTGTAGTAGAAAAAATTGAAGAACTGCACAAGAAAAAACAACCTGTGCTAGTTGGAACTGCTCAAATTGAAGACTCTGAAATTGTCCACAACATGCTTGTCAAAAAGGGAATCCCGCACCAAGTTCTTAATGCAAAACAAAATGCCGCTGAAGCTGAGATCATTTCACACGCTGGTGAAGTTGGTTCAGTTACAATTGCAACCAACATGGCTGGTCGTGGGACTGACATTAAACTTTCAAAAGAAGCTTTAGAATTAGGTGGATTGTACGTTTTAGGGACAGATAAAGCTGAATCACGTCGAATTGATAACCAACTTAAAGGTCGTAGTGGTAGACAAGGAGATGTTGGAACAAGTAAGTTTTACATTTCACTTGACGATCAATTAATGCAAAGATTTAGTAATTATGAAAGTTTTAAAGCTGCTTATTCTGATGCGAATGGAAAAGAAATTACTAATCGAAACTTAATTTTTGGTTTCAATCATGCACAAAAGAAAATCGAAGGTTTTAACTACGATTCAAGAAAAAGTGTTTTAAATTATGATGACGTTATCCGTCAACAAAGAGACTTAATTTATTCACAAAGAGATTTAATTTTACTATCTGACGATACTCCTTATATTGTTGAGAGAATGATTATTTCTTCAATTAAAACAATTGTTAATAGTGATATTTACAAATTACACAATCATACTTTTGATTATCAAGCTTTATATAATTTCTTACAAGAAAACATCGGAAAAATCATTAAATATGAATTTGATTTTGAAGAAATGAAAACAATTCATGAAGCTGATTTATGAGAATATATTTCTGAAAAAGTTATTAAAGCATTTGAAGATTGAAAAGCAAATGCAATCGAAAATTCGGATGAAACTTATGTTAATTCCGAATTACGTAGAATCATTCTTGGTGTGTTGGATAGCAAATGACAAAACCACATTAACGTAATGGATAAATTACGTTCGAATGTTAATTTAGTTCAATATTCACAAAAAAATCCTTACCAAATTTATACCGAAGAAGGTACCAAGAAATTTGAACAATTACTCGAAGATATTGCATACGATGTTATGCTTTACGTATTTAGAAATTCACTTGGACGTAAGAGTTTGATTTCTAAAGAAATTAGAAACGATGATTTATTTGTTCAATTGCAATCGACTTTTGCTTATTTACCACATTTAACACAAGAAGAAAATGAACAAGAATTGCTTAATTTATATCAATCAATCAAACGTAGAATTGAAGAATTAAATAACAAGCAACAAAGTACACAAAATATTGAATCTCAAAACGCCGCCGGGGAAGATAACAAATCAAGCGAATAA
- a CDS encoding phosphoketolase encodes MKNTKYDSPEYLKTIDAWWRAANYISVGQMYLRNNPLLLTPLTKDDVKIYPIGHWGTIAGQNFVYAHLNRVINKYDLNMFYIEGPGHGGQVMIANSYLDGSYSELFPKASEDIPGLTYLFKNFSYPGGTASHAAPETPGSIHEGGELGYSISHATGAILDNPNVIAATVVGDGEAETGALATSWFSNVFINPVTDGAVLPILYLNGGKISNPTILARKTNEELEMFFKGLGWDPIFVEGEDPEKLHPIMAQKLDEAIEKILSIWAEARKKSADEATRPNWPVIIYRTPKGWTGPQEWNHEQIVGSFRAHQVPIPVSAKAMQHVDALEQWLRSYRPEELFETNGKVKSYIREIAPKGDKRMAMNPITNGGIDPKELVLPNWEDYTLKLSQPGDTKAQDMIELGKYFAKVIQLNPTNFRVFGPDETKSNRLWDVLKVTKRQWLERIDSRLDESIGPSGRIIDSQLSENQAEGFLEGYVLTGRHGFFASYESFLRVVDSMITQHFKWMKKAAKVEWRKDYPSLNLIATSTAFQQDHNGYTHQDPGILGHLADKDPKFIREYLPADTNTLLAVMDKSLRERELINLIVASKQVREQFYSIEEAKELVEKGLKAIDWASNVLLNEEPDLVVVASGTEPNLEALAAISYLNKHFSDLKIRFINVVDLLKLRHPSIDPRGLSDEEFDALFTKDKPILFAFHGYEALIRDIFFARHNHNLLIHGYREHGDITTSFDIRQMSEMDRFHMAQRAANAVYGDKAKDFSDLMDQKLKQHKEYIREYGYDMPEVVDWKWENINK; translated from the coding sequence ATTAAAAATACAAAATACGACTCTCCTGAGTATCTAAAAACAATAGATGCTTGATGAAGAGCTGCAAATTACATTTCTGTAGGACAAATGTACCTTAGAAATAATCCGTTACTTTTAACACCTTTAACAAAGGACGATGTTAAAATATACCCTATTGGTCACTGGGGTACAATTGCGGGACAAAACTTTGTGTACGCACACTTAAATCGTGTAATTAATAAATATGATTTAAACATGTTTTACATCGAAGGTCCAGGACACGGTGGACAAGTTATGATCGCTAATTCATATTTAGATGGTAGCTATTCAGAACTGTTCCCTAAAGCTTCAGAAGACATTCCTGGTCTAACTTATTTATTTAAAAACTTCTCTTATCCTGGTGGTACAGCTTCACATGCTGCGCCAGAAACTCCAGGTTCGATTCACGAGGGAGGAGAGTTAGGTTATTCAATTTCACACGCAACTGGGGCAATTTTAGATAATCCTAATGTTATTGCTGCAACAGTTGTTGGGGACGGTGAAGCTGAAACTGGGGCTCTTGCAACTAGCTGATTCTCAAACGTATTCATTAATCCTGTTACTGACGGAGCAGTTTTACCAATTCTTTACTTAAATGGTGGAAAAATATCAAATCCAACTATTTTAGCTCGTAAAACTAATGAAGAATTAGAAATGTTCTTTAAAGGATTAGGATGAGATCCTATTTTTGTTGAAGGGGAAGATCCTGAAAAATTACATCCAATTATGGCTCAAAAATTGGATGAGGCGATTGAAAAGATTTTATCAATTTGAGCTGAAGCACGTAAAAAATCAGCTGATGAAGCAACAAGACCTAATTGACCAGTTATTATTTATCGCACACCTAAAGGTTGAACAGGTCCACAAGAATGAAACCACGAACAAATTGTCGGAAGTTTCAGAGCTCACCAAGTTCCAATCCCAGTTAGCGCTAAAGCAATGCAACATGTTGATGCTCTTGAACAATGACTACGTTCATATCGTCCAGAAGAGTTATTCGAAACTAATGGAAAAGTTAAATCATACATTCGTGAAATAGCCCCTAAAGGTGACAAAAGAATGGCAATGAATCCAATTACAAATGGAGGAATTGATCCAAAAGAATTGGTTTTACCAAATTGAGAAGACTACACATTGAAATTAAGCCAACCTGGGGACACTAAAGCTCAAGATATGATTGAATTAGGTAAATACTTTGCTAAAGTAATTCAATTAAACCCAACTAACTTTAGAGTATTTGGACCAGATGAAACTAAATCAAACCGTCTATGAGATGTTTTAAAAGTGACAAAACGTCAATGACTTGAAAGAATCGATTCAAGATTAGATGAATCAATCGGACCTAGCGGAAGAATTATCGATTCACAATTATCAGAAAACCAAGCTGAAGGTTTCTTAGAAGGTTATGTTTTAACTGGAAGACACGGATTCTTTGCAAGTTATGAATCATTCTTAAGAGTTGTTGACTCAATGATTACACAACACTTTAAATGAATGAAAAAAGCAGCAAAAGTTGAATGAAGAAAAGATTATCCATCATTAAACTTAATCGCTACATCAACAGCATTCCAGCAAGACCACAACGGTTACACACACCAAGATCCAGGTATTTTAGGTCATTTGGCTGATAAAGATCCTAAATTTATTCGTGAATACTTACCTGCTGATACAAATACCTTATTAGCGGTGATGGACAAATCATTAAGAGAAAGAGAATTAATCAATTTAATTGTTGCATCTAAACAAGTTAGAGAACAATTCTATTCAATTGAAGAAGCTAAAGAATTAGTTGAAAAAGGTCTTAAAGCAATCGATTGAGCTTCAAATGTTTTATTAAACGAAGAACCTGATTTGGTTGTTGTTGCTTCAGGTACAGAACCTAACTTAGAAGCTTTAGCAGCTATTTCATACTTAAATAAACACTTCTCTGATCTTAAAATTAGATTTATTAATGTAGTTGATTTATTAAAATTACGTCATCCTTCAATTGATCCACGTGGATTAAGTGATGAAGAATTTGATGCATTATTCACAAAAGATAAACCAATTTTATTTGCTTTCCATGGATACGAAGCATTAATTCGTGACATTTTCTTTGCACGTCACAACCACAATTTATTAATTCATGGATACCGTGAACATGGAGACATTACTACTTCATTTGACATTCGTCAAATGTCAGAAATGGACCGTTTCCACATGGCACAAAGAGCAGCAAATGCTGTTTATGGTGACAAAGCTAAAGATTTCAGCGATTTAATGGATCAAAAACTTAAACAACACAAAGAATACATTCGTGAATACGGATACGACATGCCTGAAGTTGTTGATTGAAAATGAGAAAACATCAATAAATAA